A segment of the Chryseobacterium scophthalmum genome:
ATAATATGCAGTGCCGAAGTCTTTTTTTCTTCCATAAATAAGTTTGAAATGTAAATATAACATTATAAGTAAAAAAACAATTGCTGTGCATATAATAAAAACGAAGTTTTTTTTATATTTTTGCTCAACTATTTCATAATAAATAAGCAAAGGCTAACACATGAAAGAATTTTCTAAAGAGATATACCTGAAGTGGTATGAAGATATGACAATGTGGAGAAGGTTTGAAGACAAATGCCGTTCTCTTTATCTAAAACAAAAAATCAGAGGTTTTTTACATTTGTACAACGGTCAGGAAGCTATTCCGGCTGGTTTTACGCATGCAATGGATTTAACTAAAGATAGTATGATCACTGCTTACAGATGTCACATTCATCCAATGGCAATGGGAGTAGATCCTAAAAGAATCATGGCAGAACTTTGTGGTAAAGCTACAGGTACTTCCGGAGGTATGGGTGGATCTATGCACATTTTCAGTAAAGAGCACAGATTTTACGGAGGTCACGGTATTGTAGGAGGTCAGATTCCTTTGGGAGCGGGTATTGCTTTTGCAGATAAATTTTTCGACAGAAAAGCTGTAAACATCTGTTTCTTTGGAGATGGTGCTGCAAGACAAGGATCTCTTCACGAAACTTTCAACATGGCAATGAACTGGAAACTTCCTGTAGTATTTGTTGTTGAAAACAATCAATACGCAATGGGAACTTCTGTAAAAAGAACAGCTAACCACGAAGATATCTATAAATTAGGTTTAGGATACGAAATGCCGTGTCTTGCTGTAGATGCAATGGATCCTGAGAAAGTGGCTGAAGCTGCTTACGAAGCGATTGAAAGAGCAAGAAGAGGTGATGGACCTACTTTTATCGAAGCTAGAACTTACCGTTTCAGAGGACACTCAATGTCTGATGCAGAACCATACAGATCTAAAGAAGAAGTTGCTATTCATAAGAAAGATGATCCTATTGAATTGATCAAAGAAAGAATCTTAGCAAATAATTGGGCAACTGAAGAAGAATTGGAAACTTTGGATAACAAATCAAGAGATTTTGTAGAAGAATGTATTGAGTTTATGGAAAACTCTCCGTATCCTGATGCAGAAAAAGTTTACGAGTATGTTTATGCTCAAGAAAACTATCCGTTCTTAGATAAATTAGAAAACTAAAAAATAATAATTAATTTGATATTCGAATTTGAGTTTCCCTAATCTCAAATCTCGAATCTCGAATCTCAAATCAATATAAATTATGGCAGAAGTGATTACAATGCCACGTCTTTCCGATACAATGACGGAAGGAAAAGTGGCTAAATGGCATAAAAAAGTAGGAGATAAGGTAAAAGAAGGAGATATTTTAGCCGAAATCGAAACTGATAAAGCAGTACAGGATTTTGAATCTGAAGTTGAAGGAACTCTTCTTTATGTAGGTGTTGAAGAAGGTTCAGCTGCTGCAGTAGATTTAGTTTTGGCAATTATCGGAAATGAAGGAGAAGATATTTCAGGATTAACAGGTGGAGCTGCTGCTCCCAGTGTTGCTTCTGAAGACAAAAAAGAAGAACCAAAAACAGGATCGAATACTACTGCAACTGAAGAAACTTCTGCGGAAGTTCCGGCTGGAGTAGAAGTGATCACAATGCCAAGACTTTCTGATACAATGACGGAAGGTAAAGTGGCTAAATGGCATAAAAACGTTGGAGACACAGTAAAAGAAGGTGATCTTCTTGCTGAGATTGAAACCGATAAAGCTGTTCAGGATTTCGAATCAGAATTCAATGGAATTCTTTTAAAGCAAGGTGTTGAAGAAGGTGGAGCTGCTCCGGTTGATACTGTTTTGGCTATCATCGGACCAGAAGGAACTGATGTTTCTGCGGTTGGAGCTCCAAAAGCTGCTGCAAGATCTACGGATCAACCAGCTGAACAAAGATCTGAAACGAAAACAGAAGAGAAATCGGTTGCATCAACTGCAAATTCTTCTTCAGACAGAGTAGCAATTTCTCCTTTAGCTAAAAAAATGGCTCAGGAAAAAGGTGTTGATATTAATAGTGTTCAAGGTTCAGGAGAAAACGGAAGAATCGTTAAAAAAGATATTGAAAATTATCAGCCATCTGCAAAACCTGCTGCTTCAGCTCCGGCTGCAAGTCCAGCTGCACAAGTTGCATTAAGTTTTGTACAAGGTGAAGATACGGAGACTCCAAACTCTCAGGTTAGAAATATCATTGCAAAACGTCTTTCTGAAAGTAAATTCTCTGCTCCTCATTATTATCTGATGGTTGAAATCAACATGGATAAAGCGATTGAGGCTAGAAAAGAAATCAATTCTTTACCGGATACTAAAATTTCTTTCAACGATATGGTCATTAAGGCGACTGCAGTTGCTTTAAGAAAACATCCACAGGTAAATTCTAGTTGGGCAGGAGATAAGGTAATTCATAGAGGAAATATCAACGTTGGTGTTGCTGTTGCAATTTCTGACGGATTGGTAGTACCTGTTTTGAAGAATACTGACCAAATGAATTATACTCAGATTTCTGCTGCTGTAAAAGATATGGCTGGAAGAGCAAAATCTAAAGGTCTTAAAGCTAACGAAATGGAAGGTTCTACATTCTCTATCTCAAACTTGGGAATGTTCGGAATTGAAACTTTCACAAGCATCATCAATCAACCTAACGCAGCAATTCTTTCTGTAGGTGCAATTATTGAAAAACCAATCGTTAAGAATGGTCAAATTGTAGTTGGAAACATCATGAAGCTTTCATTAGCTTGTGATCACAGGGTTGTAGATGGAGCGACAGGAGCTCAGTTCTTACAAACTTTAAAAACGTATTTAGAAAGTCCTTTAACTTTGTTACTGTAACTTTTTAATATATAAATAATTAAAACCTCTCATTTCGAGAGGTTTTTTGTTTTTAAACTTTAGCTAATCTCAAAATTCTTAATTTTGCTCCTAACTCCTAACTCCTAACTCCTAACTCCTAACTCCTAACTCCTAACTCCTAACTCCTAACTCCTAACTCCTAACTCCTAACTTTCAAAACTTTGTCAATAAAAAATAATATCCTATTTTAGTGAAAAAATACTTATGAAGAAAATTTTTGTTGGTGTGATGGCAATTTTAAGTATTGCTACTAATGCGCAAAACCAACGTTTTTCTTACGAATACAAATTTGTAAGAGATTCTGCAGAAAAAGATAAAAGTGAAACCGAAATTATGCTTTTGAATGTTTTTTCAAAAGGTTCACAGTTTTACAGTAAAGATGTTTTTGAATCTGATTCAATTTTAAATGCAGAATTTAAAAAACAATCCGGAGGTTTGGATCACCATATCGATTTAACAAGATTTAAAAGTAAAGGCAAAGTTAGATATCAAGTAGAAAAAAACTATCCAGATTATTCTGTTAATTTTTTTACTAATTTAGGATCTATTGAATATATGATTCAAGAATCCAGAAAGCAAAATTGGAAAATCTTACCTGAAAAAGAGAAAATAGGGGAATTTAATACTCAAAAAGCAACATGTGATTATGTGGGTAGAACTTGGACGGCATGGTTTACAACAGACATTCCCATTCAGGATGGTCCGCACAAATTTCATGGTTTGCCGGGTTTAATTGTAAAACTTGAGGACAAAACAAAATCTCACATTTTTGAATTAAAAGGTGTAAGAAAATTTGATGATAAAGAAGAATGGAAAAGCTTTAAAGACAAAGAAAGATATGAGCCTTTAATTATTTTAAATGACAAGAAATATAAAAAAACATATTTAGATAATAGAGCTGATCCAAATAAAGGTTTAAGAAATCTTTTGGCCGAAGGTGGAAAATTTGAAATGAAAGATGCATCGGGAAAAATTATGGATTCCAATCAAATAATGAAGGACCGAGAAAAGAAACAAAAAGAAGCAAACAAAAGGAATAATAATGTTTTAGAACTTGATTTATTAAAATAATTGACCAAATAAGAATATGAAGAGAATTATTATTGGAATTTTTTCCTTTTTAAGTGTAACGCTTTTAGCTCAGAATCAACGTTTTTCTTACGAATATAAATTCATTACAGATTCTACTAAAACGAATGAAGTTACAACTGAAATCATGTATCTCGATGTAGCCAAAAAAGGTTCGAAATTCTATAGCCAAAAGAAAAGTATAGCTGATTCAATACATCAGGATAGAATAACGAAGCAGACAAGAGATTTTACGGGTATTGATTATGGCTCAGTTCCATTTGTTGTCGAAAAATCTTATCCTGATTTTAAAATAGATTTCTTTAACAATCTCGATATGAATAAATATAAAGTTTCTGATAACAGAGCAATGAATTGGAAAATTTTACCTGAAAAAGAGAAAATTGGCGAGTTTAATGCTCAAAAAGCATCTCTTTATTTTGCGGGCAGAATTTGGACAGCATGGTTTGTCTCTGATATTCCTATTCAGGACGGACCCTATAAATTTCATGGTTTGCCGGGCTTGATTATTAAAATTGAAGATAAAACAAAATCACATTCTTTTGTTTTAAAAGAAATCAAAAAAAGTAATTTTAATCAGGAATTGGTAAGTGATAATGAGAAAAAATCTTTTGGAAATACTGTTGTAATTGACCAAGAAAAATACAAAAAGCAAGTCATTGATTCTAGAAATAACCCTACAAAAGGAATGCGACAAATGTTATCCGGAAACACAAAAGTAATGATGATCGATGAAAACGGAAAACCGCTAGATGTTGAAAAAATGCTACGAGAACAAGAGAGGGATGCCAAAGCAAATAATGCGAGAAATAATAATTTTTTAGAATTAGATTTGTTAAAGTGAAATTATAAATCAATAAGTAAATAAAATAAAAACCTGCTGAAATATACAGCAGGTTTTTATAAATTTTAGTTTTTTGCTCCCATTCTCCAATGAGAACCATCCCTTGGAGGATCTTTCGGACAATCATCTGTGTTAGAAGTTAGCCAATGAGAACCATCTCTAGGTGGATTTGGTGATGGGGGTGGCGGAGGTGGACAGTCTTCATTATTAGCCTCTAATATGCTCATGTCAATTTTCATTGAATTCTCATTAGCCTTAGAAATTCTCCATTGAGAACCACTATTAGATGTTGCTTGAGTTTTCTCTGCTTGTAAAGAAAGATGCTGTTGTTCATTTTCTATTAGCATTTCATCAGTTTCTCTACAAGCAATACTCGAAAAACCAATTGTAATTAAACTAATTGCAATAATTTTTGTTTTCATCATGTTTTTTTTTAAAATTTTAATACTTCTAATGTACAAAAAATATTTATAGAAAATTATATTGCGATTTAATAAAGTAATTTTAATTCCGAAATTATGGACATTAAAAAACCTGCTGATTTATTTCAGCAGGTTTTTTTGTGTTATCAAAAATTTTAGTTCTCATTTCCTTTCCAATGAGTTCCGTTTCTTGGTGGATCTTCTGGCCCAGTTTCTAATCCAAGTTGAAAATTTAATGATAAAGAATCAATTTTTTTTATTCCTGTAACTTCATCTACTTTCCAATGTGTTCCATTTCTCGGCGGATCAGTTTCTGAATTCTCTACAACTATAGAATCTTTGGAAGTTATTTGAGATTCTTCAGCTGGATTTTGTTCTTTCAATGATGACTGAAAAGCTTCTTCTGTAGAGCTTTCATCATCTTGCCTACAACTCATTATGCAGATTCCCGCTGCCATGAGACTGAGTACAATAAATTTTGTTTTCATTTTATTCTAGGATTAATGATTATATTTGTCCGTAATTTAGTTCCTCGAAAGTAGTCAAAAATATATGTTATAACAAATACATTGGGGTTCGATTTATAAATTTTTACCGTGCAAAAATACATTAATTTTAATAAACAGAGTGTTAATTAATTAAACTGATTACTCTATAATAGCTCATAATAAATAGTTTTTGTGTATTTTTGAATGAAATTTCTGAGAAATATTTGATGATTAAAAGAATTTTTACAGTTAGTTGCTTTTTCATTATAAGTATAATGTATTCGCAGGATTATTACTCAAAGCTTAGAGAAAAGTACTATGCTTACGAAGAAAATGATCCTAAAGCACTTGTATATGTAAATCAATATATTAAAAAAGCAAAGTCTGAAAAAAATTATTCTGAACTTTTTCAGGCTTATAAAGATGCAATTTTATATTCTGAAAACCAAAAAATGATTTACGCAGATAGTGCTTTGGTTGCTGCAAAGAATTCTGGAAATAATGATTTAATTGGAGATGGTTATCTTAGTAAAGGAGCAATTTACTATTTTAATCAACGTAAATTTCAATATGCTTTGGAAGAATATTTAAAAGCATATGAATATCTAAAAGATTCAAAAAATGAATTTTTAAAATATCAGAATATTTATCATATTGGTGTAGTAAAAAGCTATCTTGGGTATTATGATGAAGCTCTTAAGATATTTAATGAATGTATTGACTTTTTTGAAACAAAAATTGATGGAGATATTAGAAAAAATATTATTTTCAATAATACAAAAGGATATCTAAATTCTCTCCATCAGGCAATTATTTGCTATCAAATGTTAGGTAAAGATGAGCAGGCTAATAAACTGCTGAATATGGCGGAAACCAAAATCCCCAAAACTAAAGATTTTTATTTAGAAAAAAGTTATTTCACAAAAAGCTTGGGGGTTTCTGAATTCAAAAACAAAAATTACAAAAAAGCAATTATTTATTTTGATCAGGCTCTTCCAGAACTTATAAAAGTTAATGATTTTACTTGGGCTTCATATATTTATTTCTATAAAGGGAAAAGTTACGAGCTTTTAGGTGATTTAAACCTTGAAGTAGAAAACTATAGAAAAGTAGATTCCATTTTTAATAAAAATAAATTTATTCTTCCTGAATTGAGAAGCAATTATGAAGAGTTGATTGAATATTATCGAAAAGATAATAATCATAAAGAAGAATTGTACTACACGAATCAACTTCTTAAAGTAGATAGTGTAATCGCTACAGATTTTAAACATCTTTCTAGCCGGGTGTATAAAGAGTATGATACAAAGATGCTCCTGGAAACTAAAGAGAATTTAGAGAAAACAAATTCGTACAGTAAATTACTTATATTTATTTGCTTGGCAATTATCGTTGCATTAGGAATCGTAATGTATTACAGAATCAGAAAACAAAGAAATATTCAGAAAAATTATGACGATTTATTAATAAGGCTTGAAGAGAACATTCATGCGGAAGAAACGATCGCTCTAGTAAAACCTGAAGTTGTTGACTCGGGAGATAAAAATATTAAGTTTGATAATAGTATTGTAGAAAAGCTCTTAAATGACATTCATACATTTGAAAATAAGCAAGGATATTTAGAGCAGGGGATAACCCTTAAGAAACTTGCAGAACAGTTTAAAACAAATACCTCTTATCTTTCACAGGTGATCAACGAATATAAAGGTAGTAACTTTAATACTTACATTAATGTTTTGAGAATCAATTTTGCAACACAGAAAATTTATCATGATAAAGAATGGAGAAAATATTCTATTGAGCACATTGCTTCTGCTGCAGGTTTTAGCAACAGACAAAGTTTCTCAAATATTTTCCTAGAGCAAAATGGGATAAGACCTGCTGATTTTATTAAAAAAAGAATTAAGGAATTAGAAGATCAAAACCAGTCTTAGTTATAAAACTTAAACATATAAAAAAATGAAAACCGAGCTTCAGAGAAGCTCGGTTTTTCTATTAATAAAATGTGATGATGGTGTCTAATTTAGAATTGTAGAGAACAGGGTTCTTTTTCCTAGATTGTCCGAACCCTGATGTTCTACATGAAAACTGAATGATGAAAAGTTATTATATATGAATGATTAAGTGTCTCGTTTTATCTGTAGCAAATATATCATCATAAAATTTCATCAACAACTTATTGTTGGGGCTATTTATAAATAATTACGTAAAAATTCACAAAAAAGCACCATGTAATATTAGTGTAACTTGTTGTAATTTAGGTGTTTATTATTTAATGTTATATTGTTTCAAAATTTAATTTAAATACATTCTAATATTTAGATTTTTAGTAATAATTCAGTTAAAATTTGAGTTTTTAAGCGATGGTTTATAAATAGATTAAATGAAATTAAAATTTTTAGCATAAAAAAGCTGAATAATATTATTCAGCTTTCTTAATTTTTTCTGTTGTTTTTCTTAATCTAAAGGCTTTCTACCGGAAATAATATTGTACAGAACAACAATTACTGCAATTACCAATAAGATATGAATTAAATAATTGGTACTGATTCCCGGAATAATATTTAGCATTCCTAACAGCCAAACAATAATACAGATGACGGCTACTAACCATAATAAGCTTTTCATAATAATATTTTTTTGATGTTTATATATTGTTATTAGCATATTATGTGCCTTTTCATTAAGAAATAAAATATTTTTAATATTCTCTATTCTTTTTCAGTATCAAATTCTAGAATTGAAATACGACAAAAACGGAAGTTTGTAGATTGAAATAATTACTAATGATATAGCTTTATGAGAGATTGTTTTTAAAATCTCAGAAGAAAAATCAAACATAGCATCTACAGAATATTTTCTTAAATACTCACTAATCACTTTGCTGCTGTTTTTCAAAACCCTATTAAATTTTTTGCCGTAATTAAATATTAGTGTTTTTAAATTATGAAAATATTAAGCTGGAGTAATTATTAAAGTAAAGTGTAAAAAATAAGAATGAAAGGGAATGTATATAAAAATTAAACCCTCCGTGTAGGAGGGTTTAATAAAAACACAAATGATGAAAAAAAAATTTTCATTTCAAATATACTTAAAAAAATAATATCTGGCAGAATTTATTCAAAAAAAATACATATTCATTTTTCTTTCTCAATTGCTATTTAACTAAATAATTTTAAAATTAACATAATTATTAAAATTTTATGATTTAAATAATGAAAAAGGAATAGAAATTGTCACCAAATTTATTTATTAATAAATCATCATCTATTGTATTTATTTTTCATATGTTTTCTTATACTAATGAAATAATTTAATTCGTAAATACTTGATTGATAGATGTTAATTTAGATTTTATTATCTATGTAGTAATAAATAAAATACAAATAATTTCATATGAAAGTGATATGTTTTAATTTTTTTCAATATTTATACATACTCACGTTTTATAATTATTTTAAAAATGAATTGATTTAAAATCAAATAAATATTTTAAGCAAATTATACTATAATAAATTTAATGCAGGTAAAATTAATGAAGGCAAAAAAAGTTCCGGGAATTCCGTTGCAAGTGAAAGGGAATTTCCATGATACCGAAAGTATTCAAAAACTTGAAAACGCTCAGGAAGCTGAGTTGAAATATAGCATACTTAAAGAACGGTTTTTTGAAATAAATAAATGGGGAACTTATTCAAAAGAAAGTATCGCAGAATTTACATTATGTGATTCTTCAGGAAATAGAATCAATAGATCACCTATAATAGGAGATTATATCAAAATATTACTGTCTGAAATAAAATATCCTAAGACTAATGATTATCAATGGGTACGTATTGATATGATTGATAAGACAAATCCTAATCGTATAATGATACAGTGCCGACCTTCTAAATTACCGGGAAATGAATTTGCGGGAAAAACAGTACATTTTCATTCGGCAAGTACAACTTCTACATTTGTTATTTCAAAAGGGAATGATTATGTTAAAATGGCAATTTATGGAAGAAACGAAAAGCCTAATCAAAACACAGATATAATCAGTAGTGTAAAAAATTTGTTTATTGCTCTTGGAGGAATGGTTGGTTCATCAAAAATTCAATGGAAACAACTCACTGATGGTATGGTAAGTTTAAAATAAAATACCACATCTGTCATTTTGTTGTTGTTTTTTATCATAAAAGCATACAATTTGCTTCATGCTATTTAAAGAAATAAAGATTCAGTATATTATTTTATGCTGAATTTTTATTTTAAACCATAATCACAAAATATATGAATAGATTACAACTTAATGGTAAAACAGCTTTAATTACCGGAGCCGACAGCGGAATAGGAAAATCAACAGCTTTACTTTTTGCAGAAGAAGGCGCCAATATTGCGATTATTTTTCATTCGGATATTGAAGATGCCGAAAAAACAAAGAGAGAGATTGAATATTTGGGACGCCAATGCATGATTTTTAAAGGAGATGTAAATGACAGCGGTTTCTGTCAAAAAACAACAGAAGAAGTGATTGACAAATGGGGAAGTATTGATATTTTGGTTAATAACGCAGGAATTCAGTTTCCAAGTGATGATATTACCAAGCTAAAAGAAGAAGATATTCGTACTACTTTTAATTCAAACATCATCGGAATGATTCTTCTTACAAAAGCGGTTTTTCCTTATTTAAAAGAAGGAAGTTCTATCATCAATACAACTTCTGCAGTAGCTTACCAAGGTCATGAAGAATTACTGGATTATGCCGCAACTAAAGGAGCGATTGTTTCTTTTACACGATCTTTGGCTTTACAGGCAAAACCGAAAGGAATAAGAGTAAATGCAGTCGCTCCGGGACCGGTTGCAACCCCACTTACAGAAGAAACTTTTAACGAAAAAGAGGAAGATGAGAACAAACCACCTTTGCAGAGAAATGCAAGTACTGAAGAAATTGCACCGTCTTATCTTTTTTTAGCAACTTCTGCTTCGGCACAAATGACAGGACAGGTTTTGCATCCCAATGGTGGAATTATTGTTAACGGATAATTTAGAAAAAATGAATGTAGAAATTTTAGGATTAATTGCCGGTGCTCTAACCGCTATCGCATCAATGCCACAACTCATCAAAGTAATCAAAACAAAAAATGTAGAAGATATTTCCTGGCTAATGCTTGTGATTCTGATCTCAGGGCTCTCACTCTGGGTTTGGTATGGTATCGAGCAGGATGAATTGCCTATTATTTTATCTAATGCTTTTGCCGTTTTGGTAAACCTGACCTTATTAATCTGTTATTTTATTTTTAAAGATAAAAATTGATATAAAGAGATACTTAATTATTCAAATTTTTAATGATTTTCCCTGAATCAGTAATCAACAAATATTGATATTCAGGGAATTTTTTGATTAGTTTTAAACCTTCCTTTTTACCTAAAACCATTATTGATGTACTGAAACCATTTGCCATTGTTGCATTGGGGCCTACAACAGTAACGCTCGTTAACCCGGTTGAAGGATAGCCTGTTTTGGGATTCATAATGTGAGAATATCTTTTGCCGTGAATTTCTGCATATTTCTCATAACTTCCCGAAGTGGTAACGGCATTTTCATTTAAAAAAAGAACTGCAGCAATTTTATCATCTTTAAAAGGATTATTAATTCCAATTGCCCAAGGTTTTCCATCGAGTTGATTTCCCCAAGTTGAAATGTCACCTGAAGCATTGATGATTCCTGCTTTTACTCCAAAACTTTTCATCAATTCTCTGGTTTTATCAGCAGCATAACCTTTTCCTATCGATCCGAAACCAATCTTCATTCCTTTGTTTTTCAAAAAAATAGTAGAATTGGTCTTATCTAAAATAATATTTTGATAACCTACGTTTTTCACAGAATTTTTGATAGATTCTTCAGAAGGTAATTCGTTCATAGAATCATCAAACTTCCAGATTTTATCCATTGCAACGATGCTGATGTCGAAAGCTCCGTCAGTTAATTTAGAAAAATAAATTCCTTTTTCGGTTAAGGCAAAAACTTCGGGATCAACTTTCACAGGCTTTATTCCTGCATTTCTGTTAACTTCCGAAATTTGAGTTTCCGGTTTCCATTCTGAAATTAAATTTTCAATTCTCCGGATTTCATCTATAGATTTATCAATGTTTTTTTCTGTCGAAAGAGAATCTTTATCTACCAAAGTAATTTCAAATTTACTTCCCATTAAAGTAACCAATCTGCTTCTTTCAATCTGCGCAAACATTGATGATGACGACAGTATTAAAAATAAATAAGAGAAATTTTTCAGGTTTTTCATATGATTTAAAATTAATAACAGTCGGTTAAAATTTGTCCGTTTACTTTATAAGTTTCGTAATCTTTATTTTTCAGGACACATAACTTTCTTAAAGTATCTTCCACATCATGCTGCATTTTAAGAGCACCACAAATCATAATAAAACCTCCGTTTTCCAATGAATTAGTAAATAATTCAGCATCTCTTTCAACCAAATCCATTACATATTGAGAATTTTCTTCTCTAGAAAATGCCAAATTAAAAGACGTTAATTTTCCTTTTTTGATATTTTCATGAGCAAAATATTCGTAATTAACTGTCAGTTCATTTGATTTTCTGAAACCACAATACAAATGAGTTTTTGTTTTTCCGGTTTGCTCCTCAATCATTCCTAAAAATGGTGCAATTCCGGTTCCGTTTGCGATCATAATTACTTCAGAAGCCTTTTTAGGAAAATGGAATTCTGAATTTTTAATAATTCTTGCTTTTATTTCCTGATTTTCTTTTAAACGATGT
Coding sequences within it:
- the pdhA gene encoding pyruvate dehydrogenase (acetyl-transferring) E1 component subunit alpha, with the translated sequence MKEFSKEIYLKWYEDMTMWRRFEDKCRSLYLKQKIRGFLHLYNGQEAIPAGFTHAMDLTKDSMITAYRCHIHPMAMGVDPKRIMAELCGKATGTSGGMGGSMHIFSKEHRFYGGHGIVGGQIPLGAGIAFADKFFDRKAVNICFFGDGAARQGSLHETFNMAMNWKLPVVFVVENNQYAMGTSVKRTANHEDIYKLGLGYEMPCLAVDAMDPEKVAEAAYEAIERARRGDGPTFIEARTYRFRGHSMSDAEPYRSKEEVAIHKKDDPIELIKERILANNWATEEELETLDNKSRDFVEECIEFMENSPYPDAEKVYEYVYAQENYPFLDKLEN
- a CDS encoding pyruvate dehydrogenase complex dihydrolipoamide acetyltransferase, which produces MAEVITMPRLSDTMTEGKVAKWHKKVGDKVKEGDILAEIETDKAVQDFESEVEGTLLYVGVEEGSAAAVDLVLAIIGNEGEDISGLTGGAAAPSVASEDKKEEPKTGSNTTATEETSAEVPAGVEVITMPRLSDTMTEGKVAKWHKNVGDTVKEGDLLAEIETDKAVQDFESEFNGILLKQGVEEGGAAPVDTVLAIIGPEGTDVSAVGAPKAAARSTDQPAEQRSETKTEEKSVASTANSSSDRVAISPLAKKMAQEKGVDINSVQGSGENGRIVKKDIENYQPSAKPAASAPAASPAAQVALSFVQGEDTETPNSQVRNIIAKRLSESKFSAPHYYLMVEINMDKAIEARKEINSLPDTKISFNDMVIKATAVALRKHPQVNSSWAGDKVIHRGNINVGVAVAISDGLVVPVLKNTDQMNYTQISAAVKDMAGRAKSKGLKANEMEGSTFSISNLGMFGIETFTSIINQPNAAILSVGAIIEKPIVKNGQIVVGNIMKLSLACDHRVVDGATGAQFLQTLKTYLESPLTLLL
- a CDS encoding GLPGLI family protein produces the protein MKKIFVGVMAILSIATNAQNQRFSYEYKFVRDSAEKDKSETEIMLLNVFSKGSQFYSKDVFESDSILNAEFKKQSGGLDHHIDLTRFKSKGKVRYQVEKNYPDYSVNFFTNLGSIEYMIQESRKQNWKILPEKEKIGEFNTQKATCDYVGRTWTAWFTTDIPIQDGPHKFHGLPGLIVKLEDKTKSHIFELKGVRKFDDKEEWKSFKDKERYEPLIILNDKKYKKTYLDNRADPNKGLRNLLAEGGKFEMKDASGKIMDSNQIMKDREKKQKEANKRNNNVLELDLLK
- a CDS encoding GLPGLI family protein, producing the protein MKRIIIGIFSFLSVTLLAQNQRFSYEYKFITDSTKTNEVTTEIMYLDVAKKGSKFYSQKKSIADSIHQDRITKQTRDFTGIDYGSVPFVVEKSYPDFKIDFFNNLDMNKYKVSDNRAMNWKILPEKEKIGEFNAQKASLYFAGRIWTAWFVSDIPIQDGPYKFHGLPGLIIKIEDKTKSHSFVLKEIKKSNFNQELVSDNEKKSFGNTVVIDQEKYKKQVIDSRNNPTKGMRQMLSGNTKVMMIDENGKPLDVEKMLREQERDAKANNARNNNFLELDLLK
- a CDS encoding helix-turn-helix domain-containing protein; translation: MYSQDYYSKLREKYYAYEENDPKALVYVNQYIKKAKSEKNYSELFQAYKDAILYSENQKMIYADSALVAAKNSGNNDLIGDGYLSKGAIYYFNQRKFQYALEEYLKAYEYLKDSKNEFLKYQNIYHIGVVKSYLGYYDEALKIFNECIDFFETKIDGDIRKNIIFNNTKGYLNSLHQAIICYQMLGKDEQANKLLNMAETKIPKTKDFYLEKSYFTKSLGVSEFKNKNYKKAIIYFDQALPELIKVNDFTWASYIYFYKGKSYELLGDLNLEVENYRKVDSIFNKNKFILPELRSNYEELIEYYRKDNNHKEELYYTNQLLKVDSVIATDFKHLSSRVYKEYDTKMLLETKENLEKTNSYSKLLIFICLAIIVALGIVMYYRIRKQRNIQKNYDDLLIRLEENIHAEETIALVKPEVVDSGDKNIKFDNSIVEKLLNDIHTFENKQGYLEQGITLKKLAEQFKTNTSYLSQVINEYKGSNFNTYINVLRINFATQKIYHDKEWRKYSIEHIASAAGFSNRQSFSNIFLEQNGIRPADFIKKRIKELEDQNQS
- a CDS encoding lmo0937 family membrane protein, giving the protein MKSLLWLVAVICIIVWLLGMLNIIPGISTNYLIHILLVIAVIVVLYNIISGRKPLD
- a CDS encoding SDR family oxidoreductase, which codes for MNRLQLNGKTALITGADSGIGKSTALLFAEEGANIAIIFHSDIEDAEKTKREIEYLGRQCMIFKGDVNDSGFCQKTTEEVIDKWGSIDILVNNAGIQFPSDDITKLKEEDIRTTFNSNIIGMILLTKAVFPYLKEGSSIINTTSAVAYQGHEELLDYAATKGAIVSFTRSLALQAKPKGIRVNAVAPGPVATPLTEETFNEKEEDENKPPLQRNASTEEIAPSYLFLATSASAQMTGQVLHPNGGIIVNG
- a CDS encoding SemiSWEET transporter, with product MNVEILGLIAGALTAIASMPQLIKVIKTKNVEDISWLMLVILISGLSLWVWYGIEQDELPIILSNAFAVLVNLTLLICYFIFKDKN
- a CDS encoding FAD:protein FMN transferase, with the translated sequence MKNLKNFSYLFLILSSSSMFAQIERSRLVTLMGSKFEITLVDKDSLSTEKNIDKSIDEIRRIENLISEWKPETQISEVNRNAGIKPVKVDPEVFALTEKGIYFSKLTDGAFDISIVAMDKIWKFDDSMNELPSEESIKNSVKNVGYQNIILDKTNSTIFLKNKGMKIGFGSIGKGYAADKTRELMKSFGVKAGIINASGDISTWGNQLDGKPWAIGINNPFKDDKIAAVLFLNENAVTTSGSYEKYAEIHGKRYSHIMNPKTGYPSTGLTSVTVVGPNATMANGFSTSIMVLGKKEGLKLIKKFPEYQYLLITDSGKIIKNLNN